Proteins encoded together in one Oncorhynchus kisutch isolate 150728-3 unplaced genomic scaffold, Okis_V2 scaffold4035, whole genome shotgun sequence window:
- the LOC109886674 gene encoding protocadherin-10-like isoform X6, with translation MILLFPLLLSVLLDGAVCQLRFSLPEEQEHGTVIGNIAEDLGLDITKLSARRFQTVPSSRNPYLDVNLENGNLYVKEKIDREEICRQTVPCNLHLEVFLENPLELFRVEIEVMDINDNPPTFPETDITVEITESATPGTRFPVENAFDPDVGTNALSTYAITNNNYFYLDVQTQSDGNKFAELVLEKPLDREQQAVHRYVLTAVDGGVPQRTGTALLVVKVLDSNDNAPVFDQSVYTVSLRENSPVGTLVIQLNATDIDEGQNGEIVYSFSNHNPARVKDLFKIDARTGRIEVAGEVDYEESSTHQIYVQAKDLGANAVPAHCKVMVKLVDVNDNTPEISFSTVTESVSEQDAPGTVIALFSVTDRDSGDNGLVSCEILGDVPFKLKSSFKNYYTIVTDGILDRENADSYTITVVAKDQGLPSLATSKSIKVHVSDENDNAPRFTQPVYDVYVTENNVPGAFIHAVSAVDPDVGPNALITYSILECDIQGMSVDTYVSINQDTGYLYALRSFDYEQLKEFSFMVQAKDSGSPELSSNSTVNVIIVDQNDNAPSVIAPIGKNGTAKEHLPRTAEPGYLVTRIVAMDADDGENARLSYSILRGNEMGMFRMDWRTGELRTARRVFTKRDPQGSYDLLIEVRDHGQPPLSSSASVSVILVDSVIDGRSGDRGGSSSKSKETSLDLTLILIIALGAVSFIFLLAMIVLAVRCQKDKKLDLYTCLMAGECCLCCSPCCSRQAHGRKQKKLSKSDIMLVQSTNVTTGVGAVGQVPVEESGVSGVGMGGGFGSHHQNQNSYCYQVCLTPESAKTDLMFLKPCSPSRSTDTDHTNPRGAIVAGYSDQQPDILSNGSILSNENKHQRTELSYLVDRPRRVNSSAFQEADIVSSKDSGHGDSEQGDSDHDATNRGHAGTDLFSNCTEECKALGHSDRCWMPAFVAGDGRQGTGGDYRSNLHVPGMDSVPNTEPTKGFASSFRVDLPETA, from the exons ATGATTTTGTTATTCCCGCTCCTTCTCTCGGTCTTGCTGGATGGAGCGGTGTGCCAGCTGCGCTTCTCTCTTCCGGAGGAGCAGGAACACGGGACCGTCATTGGGAATATCGCGGAGGATTTGGGGTTGGACATCACCAAACTTTCCGCCCGCCGCTTCCAGACTGTGCCCAGCTCGCGGAACCCTTACTTGGATGTGAACCTGGAGAACGGGAATCTTTATGTTAAGGAGAAAATAGACCGGGAGGAGATATGCAGGCAGACAGTACCGTGCAACCTGCACCTCGAGGTGTTTCTGGAGAACCCGCTCGAGCTTTTCCGCGTGGAGATCGAGGTGATGGATATCAACGACAATCCTCCCACTTTCCCTGAGACAGacatcactgtggagataacGGAAAGTGCCACCCCAGGTACCCGGTTCCCGGTGGAGAATGCTTTCGACCCAGACGTCGGGACTAACGCGCTCAGCACATACGCCATAACGAACAATAACTATTTTTACCTGGATGTTCAGACACAGAGCGACGGGAACAAGTTTGCGGAGTTAGTGCTGGAAAAACCGTTAGACCGGGAGCAGCAGGCGGTGCATCGGTACGTGCTCACGGCAGTAGACGGAGGCGTGCCACAACGGACGGGCACCGCGCTCCTGGTCGTTAAAGTCCTGGATTCCAACGATAACGCACCCGTCTTCGACCAGTCGGTGTACACTGTGAGCCTACGGGAAAATTCACCAGTGGGCACTCTGGTTATTCAGCTGAACGCCACTGATATAGATGAAGGGCAGAACGGAGAGATAGTGTATTCATTCAGTAACCACAACCCGGCGCGGGTAAAGGATCTTTTTAAAATCGATGCCAGGACGGGGAGAATAGAGGTGGCTGGGGAAGTGGACTATGAGGAGAGTAGTACACACCAAATATATGTCCAGGCTAAAGACCTGGGAGCAAACGCCGTGCCCGCGCACTGCAAAGTCATGGTCAAACTGGTCGACGTTAACGACAACACACCGGAGATCAGTTTCAGCACGGTGACCGAGTCTGTGAGCGAGCAGGACGCCCCGGGCACCGTCATAGCCCTCTTCAGCGTCACCGACCGGGACTCGGGCGACAACGGGCTGGTAAGCTGCGAGATTTTGGGTGACGTTCCTTTCAAACTCAAATCTTCATTTAAAAACTACTACACCATAGTAACGGATGGAATATTAGACAGAGAAAACGCAGACTCGTACACAATCACCGTTGTAGCCAAAGACCAGGGGCTCCCCTCCCTCGCCACAAGCAAATCCATCAAGGTACATGTTTCCGACGAGAACGATAATGCACCCCGCTTCACGCAGCCAGTTTACGATGTGTATGTGACGGAGAATAATGTACCAGGTGCTTTTATTCACGCGGTAAGCGCCGTGGACCCTGACGTTGGTCCGAACGCCCTCATTACCTACTCCATATTGGAGTGTGACATCCAGGGCATGTCCGTCGACACCTATGTGTCAATCAACCAGGACACTGGTTACCTTTATGCATTGCGTTCATTCGACTATGAACAGTTGAAAGAGTTTAGCTTTATGGTGCAGGCCAAAGACTCCGGGAGCCCAGAGCTCTCCTCCAACAGCACCGTTAATGTCATTATTGTGGACCAGAATGACAACGCGCCGTCGGTGATAGCCCCTATCGGTAAGAACGGCACCGCCAAAGAACACCTGCCGCGCACCGCCGAGCCGGGCTACCTGGTCACGCGTATTGTCGCCATGGACGCAGATGATGGCGAGAACGCACGGCTCTCCTACAGCATTCTGCGTGGCAACGAGATGGGCATGTTCCGCATGGACTGGCGGACGGGGGAGCTGCGCACAGCACGCCGCGTCTTCACCAAGCGCGACCCACAGGGCTCCTACGACCTGCTGATTGAGGTGAGGGACCACGGCCAGCCGCCACTCTCCTCCTCGGCTAGCGTGAGTGTGATCCTGGTGGATAGTGTGATAGATGGACGGAGTGGAGACCGAGGAGGATCTTCCTCCAAGTCCAAAGAGACCTCTCTGGATCTCACCCTCATCCTCATCATCGCCTTGGGTGCCGTCTCCTTCATCTTCCTCCTGGCTATGATCGTGCTGGCTGTGCGCTGCCAGAAAGACAAGAAGCTGGACCTGTACACGTGCCTCATGGCGGGGGAGTGTTGCCTGTGCTGCAGCCCGTGTTGCTCGCGCCAGGCGCACGGCAGGAAACAGAAAAAACTCAGCAAGTCAGACATCATGCTGGTCCAGAGTACCAACGTCACCACCGGTGTGGGCGCTGTGGGCCAGGTGCCTGTGGAGGAGTCTGGTGTCAGCGGCGTCGGGATGGGAGGTGGGTTTGGTTCCCATCATCAGAACCAGAACTCCTACTGCTACCAGGTGTGTCTGACACCGGAGAGCGCTAAAACGGACCTGATGTTCCTGAAACCATGCAGCCCCTCGCGCAGCACCGACACGGACCACACCAACCCCCGCGGGGCCATAGTTGCCGGGTACAGCGACCAGCAACCGGACATCTTATCGAACGGGAGCATCCTCTCCAATGAG AACAAACACCAGCGAACAGAGCTCAGTTACCTTGTGGACAGACCAAGGAGAGTGAACAG ttctgCGTTCCAAGAAGCGGACATTGTGAGTTCTAAAGACAGCGGTCATGGGGACAGCGAGCAGGGAGACAGTGATCACGATGCCACCAACCGGGGTCATGCCG